In Vigna unguiculata cultivar IT97K-499-35 chromosome 3, ASM411807v1, whole genome shotgun sequence, a single genomic region encodes these proteins:
- the LOC114176317 gene encoding uncharacterized protein LOC114176317, with protein sequence MTECCYSLLNLQFSSFPITDLGSNSFPQRFRKTLSFSHRSSKLLLSAISRTMEAVEGSEGSRGSSSPMKLLFVEMGVGYDQHGQDITVAAMRACKDAISSNSIPAFRRGSIPGVSFGQMKLQIKLGVPHSLQKSLDMEKVKSVFPYGEILNVEVVDGGLICSSGVLVEEMGDKNDDCYIVNAAVYVGY encoded by the exons ATGACCGAATGCTGTTATTCACTTCTAAATCTTCAATTTTCATCGTTTCCCATCACTGATTTGGGCTCAAACTCTTTTCCTCAACGTTTCCGCAAAACTCTTTCTTTCTCACATCGCTCATCGAAGCTTTTACTTTCTGCAATTTCCCGAACTATGGAAGCGGTTGAAGGGAGTGAAGGTAGCAGAGGGTCATCCTCTCCAATGAAGCTCTTGTTCGTGGAGATGGGTGTCGGCTACGACCAACATGG ACAGGACATAACAGTAGCAGCAATGAGAGCGTGCAAGGATGCAATTTCTTCTAATTCAATCCCTGCTTTCCGCAGAG GTTCCATTCCTGGAGTCAGTTTTGGCCAGATGAAATTGCAGATCAAGCTAGGGGTTCCTCATTCCCTCCAGAAATCTTTGGATATGGAGAAAGTTAAATCAGTTTTTCCGTA TGGAGAAATTTTGAATGTTGAAGTTGTGGACGGTGGTTTGATATGCTCAAGTGGGGTGCTTGTAGAGGAAATGGGTGACAAGAATGATGATTGTTATATTGTGAATGCTGCTGTTTATGTGGGTTATTAA
- the LOC114177432 gene encoding uncharacterized protein LOC114177432 has translation MEGGGQKESSVHDMKLLFVEMGVGYDLHGQDITAAAMRACRDAIATNSLPAFRKGSIPGVTSDDMKLHVKLGVPHPLQQNLDKDKIKSVFPYGEIMKFDVVDGGLVCSTEEVAEKNDDCYIVNAAVYVGY, from the exons ATGGAAGGTGGTGGACAAAAAGAAAGCTCAGTGCATGACATGAAGCTTTTGTTCGTTGAGATGGGTGTTGGCTATGATCTTCATGG TCAAGACATCACAGCCGCTGCAATGAGAGCATGCAGAGATGCCATCGCTACCAATTCACTTCCAGCATTCCGAAAAG GTAGCATCCCTGGTGTGACATCAGATGACATGAAATTACATGTGAAACTGGGGGTGCCTCATCCTCTGCAACAAAACTTGGATAAGGATAAAATCAAGTCTGTGTTTCCATA TGGGGAAATTATGAAGTTTGATGTAGTGGATGGTGGATTAGTGTGCTCAACTGAAGAAGTAGCTGAGAAGAACGATGACTGCTACATTGTTAATGCTGCTGTCTATGTTGGCTACTAG